From Daucus carota subsp. sativus chromosome 6, DH1 v3.0, whole genome shotgun sequence, the proteins below share one genomic window:
- the LOC108225506 gene encoding cytochrome P450 CYP736A12-like: protein MSLMDFTTILVLVGLVWPFIYLYRTIFTMKPHHNTPPGPPGLPIIGHLHILGKFPHRTLCKLSQKYGPIMSLRLGSVPAIIVSSPSTAELFLKTHDTVFASRPKSHSAYYSFNGTKAMGFSDQYGPYWRSVRKFCTLEFLSASKIDSMAGLRSEELRLAVKSLKQDAEKQVIVDVSEKVTRLIEDMTCGMLLGKSRHKRFNLSEILHQLAEVMGAFNIADYVPFLQALDLQGLTRRLKVTSRAADEVLETIIDDHEHDASNEDKKLNRDFIDVILSLRNNPTSTHEHLAQNINRSNIKAILLDMLFAGIDTSQTAIEWTLSELLRHPRVMKLVQQEIKKVRADCEFVEESDLSELHYLDMVVKESMRLHPVAPLLVPHESTTDAVVDGYYIPKKSRILINTWAIGRDPGIWSENVEEFLPERFAGTDIDLRGKSFQLIPFGSGRRGCPGIHLGLINIKLVVAQLVHSFDWELPPGILPNELNMDESFGLTVPRAEHLLAIPSLRLP, encoded by the exons CGGGTCCTCCAGGCTTACCGATTATAGGTCACCTCCACATTTTAGGAAAATTTCCTCACCGTACTCTCTGCAAACTGTCCCAAAAATATGGTCCCATAATGTCCCTCCGCCTTGGTTCTGTTCCTGCCATAATCGTCTCGTCTCCTAGTACTGCCGAGCTCTTCCTCAAGACCCATGACACCGTTTTTGCTAGCCGTCCCAAGTCTCATTCCGCTTATTACTCATTCAATGGCACAAAAGCAATGGGATTTAGTGATCAATATGGGCCTTATTGGAGGAGTGTGAGAAAGTTTTGCACATTGGAGTTTCTCAGCGCCTCAAAGATCGACTCTATGGCTGGGCTGAGAAGCGAGGAGCTGAGGTTGGCGGTCAAGTCATTAAAACAAGATGCAGAGAAACAAGTGATAGTCGATGTTAGTGAAAAAGTAACACGTCTGATAGAAGACATGACTTGTGGAATGTTGTTAGGCAAGAGCAGACACAAAAGGTTTAACTTAAGCGAGATTCTGCACCAATTGGCAGAGGTTATGGGAGCCTTCAATATTGCAGATTATGTCCCATTTTTACAAGCACTTGATCTCCag GGACTAACTCGCCGGCTCAAAGTTACTAGCAGAGCAGCAGACGAAGTCTTGGAAACTATCATTGATGATCATGAGCACGACGCATCCAATGAGGACAAAAAACTTAATAGGGATTTCATCGATGTCATTCTATCTTTGAGAAATAACCCCACAAGTACTCATGAGCATTTAGCGCAGAACATAAATCGATCAAACATCAAAGCCATCCTGTTAGACATGCTTTTTGCAGGTATTGACACCTCCCAAACTGCAATTGAGTGGACCTTGTCAGAACTTTTACGGCATCCAAGGGTGATGAAGCTAGTTCAACAAGAAATTAAAAAGGTCAGAGCAGATTGCGAATTTGTGGAAGAGTCAGACTTGTCAGAACTTCATTACCTAGATATGGTAGTCAAGGAAAGCATGCGATTACATCCTGTGGCACCCCTATTAGTACCTCATGAGTCGACAACAGATGCTGTGGTTGATGGATATTACATACCAAAGAAATCGCGCATTCTCATCAATACTTGGGCCATAGGCCGGGACCCTGGAATTTGGTCTGAAAACGTCGAAGAATTCCTTCCAGAGAGATTTGCAGGCACCGACATAGATCTCCGGGGAAAAAGTTTTCAACTTATACCATTTGGCTCAGGCCGGAGAGGCTGTCCAGGTATACACTTGGGCCTAATTAACATAAAATTGGTAGTAGCTCAGTTGGTACACAGCTTTGATTGGGAGCTACCTCCTGGCATACTGCCTAATGAGTTGAATATGGATGAATCTTTCGGTCTGACGGTGCCAAGAGCAGAGCATCTCCTAGCCATACCCAGTCTACGGCTACCATAA